In the Mytilus trossulus isolate FHL-02 chromosome 1, PNRI_Mtr1.1.1.hap1, whole genome shotgun sequence genome, one interval contains:
- the LOC134705590 gene encoding uncharacterized protein LOC134705590, giving the protein MNHLTSVYKQLSNLIENESESHGHPELISDTDIFKRYETCENYHADLMKRITTRVQEIDRDNVETRGSYTCKSKSSHSSRSHRSSASQRPQTASRAADLKAKLKYIEIEAKAKLDLERIQTIRELEATEAKLDVIDKASQGSDLDELKKSLPQDNTLDKFLQHVDPYAKVDTDIENIEHDDFVSTLPRSTVSKKLNIDHDQVQSIHNTSYKYPVQGYSVPTASLQGQGRFVSNVDQFRQAKSTSNVRPSILDQSALNVSQSFVQSESYVPVMTHMRSEPVVTNVNSMPVVTSVSSATLNPSAITFVPQNENTANVTGQYVQIEDLTKSLAEQVSLSRLPPPEPSVFFGDPLKYPAWKSSFQTLIEQRKIPTFERIHYLRKYVGDSVREVIENFLILSTEDAYDDAKELLEKRFGDPFIISNAFRDRLDNWPKVPSRDNIALRKFSDFLKQCLSAMKTMGTLNALNDNRENRKLLSKLPDWVVTRWSRIVAKHKDDKREFPSFQMFVNFIEKEAIIANDPVTSIQSVRSETTNSTSDKFKTNRFQHGKYDNQRRNVLATETSRVPDKNNNSYNKDLTCTFCKKTGHFIDSCYQFLKKSVNERKNFAKENGLCFGCLGYGHTSKKCQKRKKCEVCSRFHPTSLHGDFHKPIISVNKDKPLETSTVENYKSQTGAVFMNNTKASCKSSMIVPVYVSHSDDPDNERLVYALLDTQSDTTFVLDETRRALGLRGTDVKLSLSTMHAENHIVDSRKIKGLVVRGFDSEVKIPLPNVFTRDIMPANRSHIPTAEMALRWSYLEHIAEKLMPVQDCEFGLLIGYNCPRALIPREVIPSIDNGPYGQNTDLGWGIVGIVDPLQIDNCDSIGFSHRTLALEVPNELSIKGNKSGDSEHVYFSFGSSVKEIIPSEVARMMELDFSDRNVNKISYSYDDKRFISILDEGISVENGHYVMPLPFKDNTPPILPNNKNIAVTRLNQLKGRLQRDKTYRSHYFTSMNDFIEKGYVEKVESSKQDSDGHVWYIPHHGVYHNQKPDKVRVVFDCSARYQGHSLNDHLLQGPDLTNKLIGVLCRFRKENIAVICDIEQMFLQFNVNKDHRDYLRFLWWKDGNLHEDPIEYRMNVHLFGAASSPGCANFGLKRVADDYEDEFGSDISDFLRYDFYVDDGLKSVASIDDAVNLVKRSREMCNKVGLKLHKFQSNSKELLNLIPIEDRAKDLKNLDLLNDKLPITKTLGIQWCIESDSFQFRIELTNKPLTRRGILSTLSSVYDPLGFLSPFVLLGKQILQECCSDQIDWDEPPSEILIQRWQHWRNDIQNLAQLGIQRCVKPKNFGNITVCELHHFSDASTLGYGQCSYLRLIDENGLIHCTLLMGKASRGNRGSPHRGA; this is encoded by the coding sequence ATGAATCATTTAACTAGTGTttataaacaattatcaaatcttattgaaaatgaaagtgaGTCACATGGTCATCCGGAATTAATTAGTGACACTGATATATTTAAGCGATACGAAACTTGTGAAAACTATCACGCAGATCTCATGAAAAGAATAACGACTCGTGTTCAGGAAATTGATAGAGACAATGTAGAAACTAGAGGTTCATATACATGCAAGTCGAAATCTAGTCATTCATCTCGTTCACATAGATCAAGTGCATCACAACGGCCACAAACTGCTTCGCGAGCCGCAGACTTGAAAGCAAAATTAAAGTACATTGAAATCGAGGCGAAGGCGAAATTAGATTTGGAAAGAATACAAACAATACGTGAACTAGAGGCTACCGAAGCCAAGCTAGATGTTATCGATAAAGCTAGTCAAGGTTCAGATTTAGATGAATTAAAGAAATCACTTCCGCAAGATAATACTCTTGATAAATTTCTTCAACACGTTGATCCGTATGCTAAAGTAGATACTGACATTGAAAATATTGAGCATGATGATTTTGTAAGTACTCTGCCAAGGTCAACAGTATCAAAGAAGTTGAATATTGACCATGATCAAGTTCAGTCAATACACAACACAAGTTATAAGTATCCAGTTCAAGGTTATTCCGTCCCAACTGCAAGTCTACAAGGTCAAGGTCGATTTGTCTCAAATGTCGATCAATTTAGGCAAGCTAAGTCTACATCCAACGTCCGTCCATCAATATTAGATCAGTCTGCATTAAATGTAAGTCAGTCATTTGTACAAAGTGAAAGTTATGTGCCAGTAATGACACACATGCGTTCTGAACCAGTAGTAACAAACGTAAATTCTATGCCAGTTGTGACAAGCGTAAGTTCCGCAACTCTTAATCCATCAGCTATAACATTTGTACCTCAGAATGAAAACACTGCTAATGTTACAGGACAATACGTTCAAATTGAAGACCTTACGAAATCACTCGCCGAACAAGTGAGTCTTAGTCGGCTGCCGCCACCCGAACCGTCAGTCTTTTTTGGTGATCCTTTAAAATATCCTGCGTGGAAATCATCATTTCAAACTCTTATTGAACAACGAAAAATTCCAACGTTTGAGCGTATACATTACTTGCGAAAGTATGTCGGAGATTCAGTGCGAGAGGTAATTGAAAACTTTCTAATATTGTCTACCGAAGACGCTTACGATGATGCAAAGGAACTCCTTGAGAAAAGATTCGGTGATCCGTTTATTATCAGCAATGCATTCCGTGATAGGCTCGATAATTGGCCGAAAGTACCGTCTAGAGACAATATTGCTCTAAGAAAATTTTCCGACTTTCTAAAACAGTGCTTGTCTGCGATGAAAACTATGGGAACATTGAACGCGTTAAACGACAATAGAGAAAATCGTAAACTTTTGTCAAAACTACCGGATTGGGTTGTAACACGGTGGTCCAGAATCGTTGCGAAACACAAAGACGATAAGCGTGAATTTCCttcatttcaaatgtttgtaaattttatagaaaaagaagcAATCATAGCAAATGACCCGGTAACGTCAATACAGTCCGTCAGATCAGAAACTACAAATAGCACTAGTGACAAGTTTAAGACAAATCGATTTCAGCATGGTAAATATGATAATCAGCGTAGAAATGTTCTTGCGACAGAAACTTCGCGAGTGcctgataaaaacaataacagtTACAACAAGGATctaacatgtacattttgtaagaaAACTGGTCATTTCATCGATTCATGTTATCAGTTTCTTAAGAAGTCAGTGAATGAGCGAAAGAACTTTGCGAAAGAAAACGGACTTTGTTTTGGTTGTCTTGGATACGGACATACAtcgaagaaatgtcaaaaacgTAAAAAGTGTGAAGTATGTTCAAGGTTTCATCCAACGTCTTTACATGGTGACTTTCACAAACCGATCATTTCCGTCAACAAGGATAAACCGTTAGAAACTAGCACCGTGGAAAATTATAAGTCACAGACCGGAGCCGTATTCATGAACAATACAAAAGCAAGTTGCAAAAGTTCTATGATTGTGCCTGTTTATGTGTCGCATTCAGACGATCCAGATAACGAAAGACTTGTTTATGCTTTACTAGACACACAGTCCGACACTACTTTTGTTTTAGATGAAACACGCCGTGCTTTAGGACTCCGTGGAACAGATGTTAAACTCTCACTATCTACAATGCATGCAGAAAATCATATAGTTGACAGTCGTAAAATAAAGGGTCTAGTGGTAAGGGGATTTGACAGTGAAGTTAAAATACCGCTTCCGAACGTATTTACACGTGACATCATGCCAGCAAACCGATCTCATATTCCAACAGCTGAAATGGCACTTCGATGGTCATATTTAGAACACATTGCAGAAAAGTTGATGCCCGTCCAAGATTGTGAGTTTGGGCTTTTGATCGGTTACAATTGTCCTCGTGCACTTATTCCACGTGAGGTAATACCTTCAATTGATAATGGACCGTATGGACAGAATACTGATTTAGGATGGGGAATCGTTGGTATAGTTGATCCCTTGCAAATAGACAACTGCGACTCGATAGGATTCAGTCACCGTACTCTTGCTCTTGAGGTTCCGAATGAGTTATCAATTAAAGGAAATAAAAGTGGAGATTCAGAACATGTTTACTTTTCGTTTGGTTCGAGCGTTAAGGAAATAATTCCAAGTGAAGTTGCCCGCATGATGGAACTTGACTTTTCGGACAGAAATGTTAACAAGATTTCATATTCTTACGATGAtaaaagatttatttctattcttGATGAAGGAATAAGTGTGGAAAATGGACATTATGTTATGCCATTGCCGTTCAAAGATAACACCCCGCCTATTCTACCGAACAACAAGAACATTGCAGTAACAcgtttaaatcaattaaaaggTCGTCTTCAGAGGGATAAAACCTATCGTTCACATTACTTCACAAGCATGAATGACTTTATCGAAAAGGGTTATGTAGAAAAGGTTGAATCGTCTAAACAGGATAGCGATGGTCATGTATGGTATATACCTCATCATGGGGTATACCATAACCAAAAACCCGACAAGGTGCGTGTTGTATTTGACTGTAGTGCTAGATATCAAGGTCATTCTTTGAACGATCATTTGTTACAAGGACCTGATCTTACCAACAAGCTTATTGGAGTACTGTGTAGATTTCGAAAAGAAAACATAGCTGTGATTTGTGATATAGAACAAATGTTTCTTCAGTTTAACGTAAATAAAGATCATAGAGACTATTTAAGATTTTTGTGGTGGAAAGACGGCAATCTTCATGAAGATCCTATAGAATATCGTATGAATGTTCACTTATTTGGAGCCGCTTCTTCTCCTGGTTGTGCCAACTTTGGTCTGAAAAGAGTTGCTGACGATTACGAAGATGAGTTTGGATCAGatatttcagactttttgaGATATGATTTCTATGTTGATGACGGTCTGAAGTCCGTTGCGTCCATCGATGATGCAGTAAACTTAGTAAAACGAAGTCGAGAGATGTGTAATAAAGTAGGTTTAAAACTACATAAATTCCAGTCTAACTCTAAAGAACTTTTAAATCTAATACCAATTGAAGATAGAGCAAAAGATCTAAAGAACTTAGATTTATTAAATGACAAACTGCCGATTACGAAGACTCTAGGCATACAATGGTGTATCGAATCCGATTCTTTTCAATTTCGCATTGAACTTACGAACAAACCACTTACGAGACGAGGAATACTTTCAACGTTAAGTTCCGTGTATGATCCCTTGGGATTTCTTTCTCCTTTCGTACTTCTGGGTAAACAGATTCTACAAGAATGTTGTAGCGATCAAATTGATTGGGACGAACCACCTTCTGAAATTTTGATACAAAGATGGCAACATTGGCGAAATGACATTCAAAATCTAGCGCAACTAGGAATTCAGCGATGTGTAAAACCGAAAAACTTTGGAAATATAACAGTATGCGAGCTTCATCATTTTTCTGATGCTAGCACTTTAGGTTATGGACAATGCTCGTATCTCCGATTAATCGATGAAAATGGACTTATTCATTGTACACTTCTAATGGGAAAAGCCAGTAGGGGAAACCGAGGAAGTCCCCACCGAGGAGCCTAA